The following are encoded together in the Clostridium sp. BJN0013 genome:
- the rpmJ gene encoding 50S ribosomal protein L36: protein MKVRPSVKPICEKCKIIKRKGKVMVICENPRHKQKQG from the coding sequence ATGAAAGTGAGGCCGTCAGTTAAGCCTATATGTGAAAAATGTAAGATTATAAAAAGAAAAGGGAAAGTAATGGTTATCTGTGAAAATCCCAGACATAAACAAAAACAGGGATAG
- the map gene encoding type I methionyl aminopeptidase: MIIIKTDREIELMRRAGRLVGETLLKIKNAVKPGITTKELDRIAEKYITKHNAKPSFKGYYGFPASICTSVNEEVVHGIPSKNKVLKEGDIISIDCGAVLDGYHGDAARTFAVGKISHEAEKLIEITKESFFKGIEKAVLGNRLTDISAAVQEYVESFGFSVVRDYVGHGIGSNMHEYPEIPNYGKPGRGPKLVKGMALAIEPMVNMGKYNVTIQSNNWTVVTVDGSLSVHYENTVAILENGPEILTLI, from the coding sequence ATGATAATAATTAAAACAGATAGGGAAATTGAGCTTATGAGACGTGCAGGTAGGCTTGTAGGTGAAACACTGTTGAAAATTAAAAATGCAGTGAAGCCAGGAATAACTACTAAAGAATTGGACAGAATTGCAGAGAAGTATATAACAAAACATAATGCAAAACCATCATTTAAAGGGTATTATGGATTTCCGGCTTCTATATGTACTTCTGTTAATGAAGAAGTAGTTCATGGCATTCCATCTAAAAATAAAGTTTTAAAAGAGGGTGACATAATCAGTATAGATTGTGGAGCTGTTCTAGATGGATATCATGGAGATGCAGCGAGAACTTTTGCAGTTGGTAAAATTTCCCATGAAGCAGAAAAGTTAATTGAAATAACAAAAGAAAGCTTTTTTAAAGGTATTGAAAAAGCGGTACTAGGAAATAGATTAACTGATATATCTGCTGCTGTTCAAGAGTATGTAGAAAGTTTTGGTTTTTCTGTGGTTAGGGATTATGTGGGTCATGGTATTGGTAGTAATATGCATGAGTATCCTGAAATACCCAACTATGGGAAACCTGGGAGAGGTCCTAAACTTGTGAAAGGCATGGCATTGGCTATAGAACCTATGGTGAATATGGGAAAATATAATGTGACCATACAATCTAATAATTGGACTGTTGTTACTGTGGACGGAAGTTTATCAGTTCATTATGAAAATACTGTTGCTATTTTGGAAAATGGTCCGGAAATATTAACTTTAATCTAA
- the rpsS gene encoding 30S ribosomal protein S19 codes for MSRSIKKGPYVQESLLKKINELNKKGEKKVIKTWSRSSTIFPQMIGHTIAVHDGRKHVPVYISEDMVGHKLGEFALTRTYRGHVDRTEKTTRVSR; via the coding sequence GTGAGCAGATCAATAAAAAAAGGACCCTATGTCCAGGAATCACTTTTAAAAAAAATAAATGAATTAAATAAAAAAGGCGAGAAAAAAGTTATAAAAACTTGGTCACGAAGTTCAACTATATTTCCTCAGATGATAGGTCATACTATAGCAGTACATGATGGGAGAAAACATGTTCCTGTATATATATCAGAAGATATGGTAGGGCATAAATTGGGAGAGTTTGCGTTAACCAGAACATACAGGGGACACGTTGATAGAACTGAAAAAACAACTCGTGTTTCTAGGTAA
- the rplB gene encoding 50S ribosomal protein L2, whose product MAVKGFKPTTPSRRHMTVNTFEEITTDVPEKSLLVALKRSGGRNAHGKITVRHIGGGAKRKYRLIDFKRNKDGIPAKVSTIEYDPNRSAFIALVTYADGEKRYIIAPVGLKVGDVIVSGADSDIKVGNCLPIVNIPVGTTIHNIELQAGKGAQLVRSAGTSAQLMAKEGKYATLRLPSGEVRYVRIECRATIGTVSNLTHEIINIGKAGRKRHMGIRPTVRGSVMNPNDHPHGGGEGKSPVGHPGPLTPWGKPALGLKTRKNKKYSDKFIIKRRNRK is encoded by the coding sequence ATGGCAGTTAAGGGATTTAAACCTACCACACCTTCAAGAAGACATATGACTGTAAATACATTTGAGGAAATAACTACAGATGTTCCAGAAAAATCGCTTCTTGTGGCATTAAAAAGAAGTGGTGGTAGAAATGCTCACGGTAAAATAACAGTTCGTCATATAGGTGGCGGGGCAAAACGGAAATATAGATTAATAGATTTCAAAAGAAATAAAGATGGAATACCAGCTAAGGTATCAACTATAGAATATGATCCTAATAGGTCGGCATTCATAGCTCTTGTGACTTATGCAGATGGTGAAAAAAGATATATAATAGCTCCAGTTGGATTAAAAGTTGGAGATGTAATAGTATCAGGTGCAGATTCAGATATAAAGGTAGGAAATTGTCTTCCAATTGTTAACATACCTGTAGGTACAACAATTCACAACATAGAATTGCAGGCAGGGAAAGGAGCACAGCTTGTAAGATCAGCAGGTACTTCAGCACAGCTTATGGCTAAAGAGGGAAAGTATGCTACTTTAAGGCTTCCAAGTGGTGAGGTAAGGTATGTAAGAATAGAATGTAGGGCAACAATAGGTACAGTTTCAAATTTAACACATGAAATAATTAACATAGGTAAAGCAGGTAGAAAGAGACATATGGGAATAAGGCCTACAGTTAGAGGTTCTGTAATGAACCCTAATGATCATCCGCACGGTGGTGGAGAAGGAAAGTCACCGGTAGGACACCCAGGACCTCTTACTCCATGGGGCAAACCGGCATTAGGATTGAAGACTAGAAAAAATAAGAAATATTCAGATAAATTTATAATTAAAAGAAGAAATAGAAAATAA
- the rpsH gene encoding 30S ribosomal protein S8: MVMTDPIADLLTRIRNANVVRHEIVEVPSSTIKKAVLNIMLQEGYIKNLEEYADGSVNMIRLSMKYGKNKERVITGLKRISKPGLRVYCRKEEIPKVLNGLGVAIISTSKGIITDREARKLGVGGEVLCYIW; the protein is encoded by the coding sequence ATGGTAATGACTGATCCTATAGCAGATTTACTTACACGTATAAGAAATGCCAATGTTGTTAGACATGAAATAGTGGAAGTACCTTCTTCAACTATTAAAAAGGCAGTATTAAACATAATGCTTCAGGAAGGGTATATAAAAAATTTAGAGGAATATGCAGATGGTTCTGTTAATATGATAAGACTTTCAATGAAATATGGTAAAAATAAAGAAAGAGTTATAACTGGACTTAAGAGGATATCTAAACCTGGGTTAAGAGTTTATTGTAGAAAAGAAGAAATTCCTAAAGTTTTAAATGGGTTGGGAGTTGCAATAATATCCACTTCTAAGGGAATTATTACAGATAGAGAAGCAAGAAAATTAGGAGTGGGCGGAGAAGTACTTTGCTACATATGGTAG
- the rplO gene encoding 50S ribosomal protein L15, with the protein MKLHELKPAEGSRKSRKRVGRGTGSGLGRNAGKGEKGQKARAGGGVRIGFEGGQMPLYRRVPKRGFTNIFAKQYSELNVERLNIFEDGTEITPELLLEKRMIRKSKDGLKILGNGELQKKLTVKAVKFTKAAAQKIEAAGGKVEVI; encoded by the coding sequence ATGAAACTTCATGAATTAAAACCGGCAGAAGGATCGAGAAAGTCACGTAAAAGAGTTGGTAGAGGTACTGGTTCAGGACTTGGAAGAAATGCTGGAAAAGGTGAAAAGGGACAAAAAGCTAGAGCTGGCGGTGGAGTAAGAATAGGCTTTGAAGGCGGACAAATGCCACTTTATAGAAGAGTTCCTAAAAGAGGATTCACTAATATATTTGCAAAACAATATTCTGAATTAAATGTTGAGAGATTAAATATATTTGAAGATGGAACAGAAATTACACCAGAACTGTTGCTAGAGAAAAGAATGATTAGGAAATCTAAAGACGGTTTAAAAATACTTGGAAATGGTGAATTGCAAAAAAAACTTACAGTAAAGGCAGTTAAATTTACAAAAGCTGCAGCACAAAAAATAGAAGCGGCTGGAGGAAAAGTAGAGGTGATATAA
- the rplE gene encoding 50S ribosomal protein L5, with the protein MSLRLQEKYKKEVVPALMEKFGYKNIMQAPKLEKIVINMGVGEAKDNPKVLESAVNDLTIITGQKPVLTRAKKSIANFKLRENMAIGCKVTLRKQYMYEFADKLMNVALPRVRDFSGVSDKSFDGRGNYSLGIKEQLIFPEIEYDKIDKVRGMDIVFVTTANTDEEAKELLRLFGMPFAQK; encoded by the coding sequence ATGAGTTTAAGGTTACAGGAAAAATATAAAAAAGAAGTAGTTCCAGCATTAATGGAGAAGTTTGGCTATAAAAATATAATGCAGGCACCAAAGCTTGAGAAAATAGTTATAAATATGGGTGTGGGAGAAGCTAAAGATAATCCAAAAGTCTTAGAATCAGCAGTTAATGATTTAACTATAATTACAGGACAGAAACCAGTGCTCACCAGGGCAAAGAAATCTATAGCGAATTTTAAATTAAGGGAAAATATGGCTATAGGATGTAAAGTTACTTTAAGAAAGCAATATATGTATGAGTTTGCAGATAAACTAATGAATGTTGCATTACCAAGAGTTAGAGATTTTTCTGGAGTATCTGATAAATCCTTTGATGGTAGAGGAAATTATTCATTAGGAATTAAAGAACAATTAATATTTCCAGAAATAGAATATGATAAAATAGACAAAGTTAGAGGTATGGATATAGTTTTTGTTACTACTGCCAATACTGATGAGGAAGCAAAAGAATTATTGAGATTATTTGGAATGCCATTTGCTCAAAAATAA
- a CDS encoding type Z 30S ribosomal protein S14, whose product MARKALIEKWKKKPKYATKAYTRCRICGRPHAVLKKYGICRICFRELAYKGEIPGCKKASW is encoded by the coding sequence GTGGCACGTAAAGCTTTAATAGAAAAATGGAAAAAAAAGCCTAAGTATGCGACTAAAGCCTATACAAGATGTAGAATATGCGGAAGACCTCATGCTGTATTAAAAAAGTATGGTATATGTCGTATATGTTTCAGAGAATTAGCATATAAAGGTGAAATACCAGGCTGTAAAAAAGCAAGTTGGTAA
- the rpmC gene encoding 50S ribosomal protein L29 produces the protein MKARELQELRQGSSPQDLQEKVQDLKSELFNLRFQLATGQLENPMRIREVKKSIAQIKTILREKELRAFEQ, from the coding sequence ATGAAGGCTAGAGAATTACAGGAACTAAGACAAGGCAGTAGCCCTCAAGACTTACAGGAAAAGGTACAGGATCTTAAATCAGAATTATTTAATTTAAGGTTTCAATTGGCAACAGGTCAATTGGAGAATCCTATGAGAATAAGGGAAGTTAAAAAATCTATAGCCCAAATTAAGACCATCCTTAGAGAAAAAGAGCTAAGGGCGTTTGAACAATAG
- the rpsE gene encoding 30S ribosomal protein S5 → MRIDPSTLNLKEKVVFINRVAKVVKGGRNFRFSALVVVGDENGHVGVGTGKSIEIPEAIRKGIEDAKKNLIEVPIVGTTVPHNITGQFGTGKVFIMTASEGTGIIAGGPSRAVLELSGLKDVRAKSVGSNNPRNMVNATIDGLSKLKTAEHIASLRGKTVEEILG, encoded by the coding sequence ATGAGAATCGATCCTAGCACTTTAAATCTTAAAGAAAAAGTTGTATTCATAAACAGAGTTGCTAAGGTTGTTAAAGGTGGTAGAAATTTTAGATTCAGTGCCCTAGTTGTAGTGGGAGATGAAAATGGCCATGTAGGTGTAGGAACTGGAAAGTCTATAGAAATACCTGAGGCAATTAGAAAAGGAATAGAAGATGCAAAGAAAAATTTGATTGAAGTTCCAATAGTTGGTACTACAGTGCCACATAATATAACTGGCCAATTTGGAACAGGAAAAGTATTTATAATGACAGCTAGTGAAGGAACAGGAATTATAGCAGGGGGCCCTTCAAGAGCAGTTCTTGAACTTTCAGGATTAAAAGACGTTAGAGCAAAATCTGTTGGTTCTAATAATCCAAGAAATATGGTAAATGCTACTATTGATGGTTTGTCAAAGCTAAAGACAGCAGAACATATAGCTAGTCTTAGAGGTAAAACTGTCGAAGAGATTTTAGGTTAG
- the rpsQ gene encoding 30S ribosomal protein S17: MERGYRKTRIGTVTSDKMDKTIVVAVENKVRHPLYGKIIKKTSKFKAHDENNEARNNDKVLIMETRPLSKDKRWRLVEIVEKAK; encoded by the coding sequence GTGGAAAGAGGATATAGAAAAACTAGAATAGGAACAGTTACTTCTGATAAAATGGATAAGACTATAGTGGTGGCAGTTGAGAATAAAGTTCGCCATCCATTATATGGAAAAATAATTAAGAAGACTAGTAAATTTAAAGCTCATGACGAAAATAATGAGGCAAGAAATAATGATAAAGTATTAATAATGGAAACTAGACCTTTATCAAAAGATAAAAGATGGAGGCTTGTAGAAATAGTAGAAAAAGCTAAATAG
- a CDS encoding adenylate kinase, with amino-acid sequence MKIILLGPPGAGKGTQAKFISEEYSIPHISTGDIFRKNISDNTPLGVEAKKYLDKGQLVPDEVTINIVKDRLSMDDCKNGFLLDGFPRTVYQAEALDLFLNVDNNKIDVVLLIDVPKELIFERMTGRRICPSCGASYHVKFNPPKLKDKCDICNNDIIQRKDDTESTVKDRLDVYEKQTEPLINYYKKQEVISTIDGNGEINQVFQRVKSVLGAVCK; translated from the coding sequence ATGAAAATAATTTTATTAGGTCCTCCAGGGGCAGGGAAAGGAACTCAAGCTAAATTTATCAGTGAAGAGTATTCCATACCTCATATATCTACAGGGGATATTTTTAGAAAAAATATTTCAGATAATACTCCTCTTGGAGTTGAAGCTAAAAAGTATTTAGATAAAGGTCAGCTAGTACCTGATGAAGTTACTATAAATATAGTTAAAGATAGATTGAGTATGGATGATTGTAAAAATGGATTTTTATTGGATGGATTTCCAAGGACTGTGTATCAAGCTGAAGCTTTAGATTTATTTTTGAATGTGGATAATAATAAGATAGATGTGGTTTTACTTATAGATGTTCCTAAAGAGTTGATTTTTGAAAGAATGACAGGTAGAAGAATCTGCCCATCTTGTGGTGCAAGTTATCATGTAAAGTTTAATCCTCCTAAGCTAAAAGATAAGTGTGATATATGTAATAATGACATTATACAGAGAAAAGATGATACAGAATCTACTGTGAAGGATAGATTGGATGTATATGAAAAACAAACGGAACCTTTAATTAATTATTATAAAAAGCAGGAGGTAATTTCAACGATAGATGGTAATGGAGAAATAAATCAGGTTTTTCAAAGAGTGAAAAGTGTTTTAGGAGCTGTTTGTAAATGA
- the rplR gene encoding 50S ribosomal protein L18 — MFKKYDKKKLREKRHLRVRKKIFGTSEVPRLSVYRSEKNIYAQIIDDIKGTTLVSASSIDKDFKGNGSNKEAAKVVGKMIANKAIEKGIKEVVFDRGGYIYHGRVQNLAEGAREGGLQF, encoded by the coding sequence ATGTTTAAAAAATATGATAAGAAAAAACTGAGGGAAAAACGTCATCTAAGAGTTCGTAAAAAAATTTTTGGAACCAGTGAGGTACCACGACTTTCAGTATATAGAAGTGAAAAAAATATATATGCTCAAATAATAGATGATATAAAAGGAACAACTCTGGTTTCTGCTTCAAGTATAGATAAAGATTTTAAAGGTAATGGAAGTAATAAAGAAGCAGCAAAAGTTGTTGGTAAAATGATAGCTAATAAGGCTATCGAGAAAGGAATTAAAGAAGTAGTTTTTGATAGAGGTGGATATATATATCATGGAAGAGTACAAAATCTTGCAGAAGGAGCAAGAGAAGGTGGATTACAATTCTAA
- the rplP gene encoding 50S ribosomal protein L16 — translation MLMPKKVKHRKVQRGRMKGKATRGNFIAYGDYAIQATECAWITNNQIESARIAINRYIKRGGKLWIKIFPDKPVTEKPAETRMGSGKGSPEYWVAVVKPGRILFELSGVPEETAREAMRLASHKLPIKTKFVTKRDFEEVGGESDEG, via the coding sequence ATGTTAATGCCTAAGAAAGTTAAGCATCGTAAGGTACAGCGTGGTAGAATGAAAGGCAAGGCTACAAGGGGTAATTTTATAGCATATGGAGATTACGCTATACAGGCTACGGAATGTGCATGGATAACAAATAATCAGATAGAATCAGCTAGAATAGCTATAAATAGATATATTAAAAGAGGAGGAAAACTTTGGATAAAGATTTTTCCTGATAAACCCGTTACAGAAAAACCTGCAGAAACACGTATGGGTTCTGGTAAAGGTTCACCAGAATATTGGGTAGCAGTTGTTAAACCAGGCAGAATATTGTTTGAGTTATCAGGTGTTCCAGAGGAGACAGCCAGAGAAGCAATGAGACTTGCATCACACAAATTACCTATAAAGACTAAATTCGTGACAAAGAGAGATTTTGAAGAAGTGGGTGGTGAAAGCGATGAAGGCTAG
- the rplN gene encoding 50S ribosomal protein L14 — MIQQQTLLKVADNSGAKEIMCIRVLGGSKRKWGNIGDIIVASVKSATPGGVVKKGEVVKAVIVRSARGLRRTDGSYIKFDENAAVIIKEDKQPRGTRIFGPVARELRDKDFTKILSLAPEVL; from the coding sequence ATGATTCAGCAACAGACATTATTGAAGGTTGCAGATAATTCTGGAGCCAAAGAAATTATGTGTATAAGAGTTTTAGGTGGATCCAAAAGAAAATGGGGAAACATTGGTGATATAATAGTTGCTAGCGTTAAAAGTGCAACACCAGGCGGTGTTGTTAAAAAAGGAGAAGTTGTTAAAGCTGTTATAGTTAGATCTGCCAGAGGTCTAAGAAGAACAGATGGTTCATATATAAAATTTGATGAGAATGCTGCTGTTATAATAAAAGAAGATAAACAACCGAGAGGAACTCGTATCTTTGGACCGGTTGCAAGAGAGCTAAGGGATAAAGATTTTACAAAAATATTATCATTAGCACCTGAAGTTTTATAA
- the rplF gene encoding 50S ribosomal protein L6 has product MSRIGKLPIAIPSGVDFTVTPDNVVTVKGAKGQLVKAMAKDINIAVENNSVVVTRNNDEKKSRSLHGLTRALINNMIVGVTEGYSKTLELIGVGYRAQLQGRKLVLNLGFSHPVEIEAVEGVTFETPAATKIVVKGIDKELVGNVAADIRSWRKPEPYKGKGIKYDNEVIRRKEGKTGKK; this is encoded by the coding sequence ATGTCAAGAATAGGAAAACTTCCAATAGCTATTCCAAGTGGTGTGGATTTTACAGTAACACCAGATAATGTGGTTACTGTAAAAGGAGCTAAAGGCCAACTTGTGAAAGCTATGGCAAAAGATATTAATATTGCTGTTGAAAATAATTCAGTAGTAGTTACAAGAAATAATGATGAAAAGAAATCTAGATCCCTTCATGGGTTAACTAGAGCATTGATAAATAATATGATTGTGGGTGTAACTGAAGGATATTCAAAAACATTAGAATTGATAGGTGTAGGATATAGAGCCCAATTGCAGGGGAGAAAATTAGTTTTAAATTTAGGATTTTCACATCCTGTTGAAATAGAAGCAGTTGAGGGAGTGACTTTTGAAACACCAGCTGCTACAAAGATTGTAGTGAAAGGTATTGATAAAGAGTTAGTTGGAAATGTTGCGGCGGATATAAGATCCTGGAGAAAACCTGAACCTTATAAGGGAAAAGGAATTAAATATGATAATGAAGTTATAAGACGTAAAGAAGGTAAAACAGGTAAGAAGTAG
- the rplV gene encoding 50S ribosomal protein L22, protein MEAKAIAKYVRMSSMKVGVVLNLVRGKNVNEAFAILRYTPKDAAVVVNKLLKSAVANAENNLDLNRDVLYISEAYACEGPTLKRFQPHAQGRAFRINKRSSHITLVVKERE, encoded by the coding sequence ATGGAAGCTAAGGCTATAGCTAAATATGTGAGAATGTCCTCAATGAAAGTAGGAGTTGTACTTAATTTGGTAAGAGGTAAAAATGTGAATGAAGCTTTTGCCATATTAAGATATACTCCAAAAGATGCAGCTGTAGTAGTTAATAAACTTTTAAAATCAGCAGTTGCTAATGCAGAGAATAATTTAGATTTAAATAGAGATGTTTTATATATTTCAGAAGCGTATGCTTGTGAAGGTCCAACATTAAAGAGATTTCAACCGCATGCTCAGGGAAGGGCTTTTAGAATTAATAAAAGAAGTAGTCATATAACTTTGGTAGTTAAGGAAAGAGAGTAA
- the infA gene encoding translation initiation factor IF-1: protein MSKDDVIEMQGTVLEALPNAMFEVELESGHKILAHISGKLRMNFIRILPGDKVTVELSPYDLTRGRITWRAK from the coding sequence ATGTCAAAAGACGACGTTATTGAAATGCAAGGTACAGTTTTAGAAGCTTTACCTAATGCAATGTTTGAAGTAGAATTAGAAAGCGGACATAAAATATTAGCACATATATCTGGCAAATTAAGAATGAATTTTATAAGGATATTACCAGGTGATAAAGTTACAGTAGAACTTTCTCCTTATGATTTAACCCGTGGGAGAATAACCTGGAGAGCAAAGTAA
- the rpmD gene encoding 50S ribosomal protein L30, with amino-acid sequence MARLKITLKKSLIGRKKDHIATVNALGLKKIGKVVEHEDNPQIKGMIKKVSYLLEVEEV; translated from the coding sequence TTGGCTAGACTTAAGATAACTTTAAAAAAAAGTTTAATAGGAAGAAAAAAGGATCATATTGCCACTGTTAATGCTCTAGGACTAAAAAAGATAGGAAAAGTTGTAGAACATGAGGATAACCCTCAAATAAAAGGCATGATTAAAAAAGTTAGCTATCTTTTAGAAGTAGAAGAAGTATAG
- the rplX gene encoding 50S ribosomal protein L24, which produces MAKVHVRRKDTVMVISGKDKGKTGEVLAVMPKASKVLVSGINIVSKHQKPNRQNMEGGIIRKEAPIYSSKVMLYCEKCKNVTRISNKILEDGTKVRVCKKCGETL; this is translated from the coding sequence ATGGCAAAAGTACATGTTAGAAGAAAAGATACGGTAATGGTTATTTCTGGAAAAGATAAAGGGAAAACAGGTGAAGTTTTAGCTGTAATGCCTAAAGCAAGTAAAGTTCTTGTTAGTGGTATTAATATAGTTTCAAAGCATCAAAAGCCTAACAGGCAAAATATGGAAGGTGGTATAATCCGTAAGGAAGCTCCTATATATAGTTCAAAAGTAATGCTATATTGTGAAAAATGCAAAAACGTAACCAGAATAAGTAATAAAATACTAGAAGACGGAACAAAAGTTAGAGTATGTAAAAAGTGCGGAGAAACACTATAA
- the rpsC gene encoding 30S ribosomal protein S3, with protein sequence MGQKVHPHGLRVGIIKEWDAKWYADKKSFADNLVEDNKIRKFVKKKGAMAGISKIQIERAAKRIKLNIFTAKPGMVIGKGGQGIEALKTELKKIVPEKVILINIVEVKVAEADAQLMAENIALQLEKRISFRRAMKQTIQRAMKSGVKGVKTTCSGRLGGAEIARSESYHEGTIPLQTLRADIDYGFAEADTTYGKIGVKVWVYKGEVLPAKKPIENKEEAKA encoded by the coding sequence ATGGGACAAAAAGTACATCCGCACGGCTTAAGGGTTGGCATAATTAAAGAATGGGATGCCAAATGGTATGCAGATAAAAAAAGTTTCGCAGATAATCTAGTTGAAGATAATAAAATTAGAAAGTTTGTAAAGAAAAAAGGTGCCATGGCTGGAATTTCAAAAATTCAAATTGAGAGAGCAGCTAAGAGAATTAAGTTAAATATATTTACAGCTAAGCCTGGAATGGTAATAGGAAAGGGCGGTCAGGGAATTGAAGCCTTAAAGACGGAATTGAAAAAGATAGTTCCAGAAAAAGTTATACTTATAAATATAGTTGAGGTAAAGGTAGCAGAAGCTGATGCTCAACTTATGGCAGAAAATATAGCATTGCAGCTTGAAAAAAGAATTTCTTTTAGAAGAGCAATGAAGCAGACAATACAAAGGGCAATGAAATCCGGGGTTAAAGGAGTTAAAACTACATGTTCAGGAAGACTTGGTGGTGCTGAAATAGCAAGATCAGAATCCTATCATGAAGGAACAATTCCATTACAGACTTTAAGAGCCGATATAGATTATGGGTTTGCAGAAGCAGATACTACATACGGTAAAATAGGAGTAAAGGTATGGGTATATAAAGGAGAAGTGCTTCCTGCTAAAAAACCTATTGAAAATAAGGAAGAAGCTAAAGCATAG
- the secY gene encoding preprotein translocase subunit SecY: MLSTLRDAWKVPELRKRILFTLFMVIIFRVGNFIAVPGIDTSKLTELTGSGSLLGFYDLLSGGAFSRFSIFAMGVIPFINSSIIMQLLNVAVPRLEQLSKEGEEGRKKIQEYTRYASIPLGVIQGFSIYAIISRAGALVDPGNKLSIFMIVFTVTTASTFLMWLGDKITEHGIGNGISLIIFVNIISRFPSAVSGMLKLQEVEIVNFVETIGFMVVIILLFVAVVVMSLSERRIPIQYAGKTNAGRMYKGQSTHIPINVNGAAVIGIIFAISVMQFPMTIGGFWPNSAFTQFVTASSFSPFKESNWQYPVLYFLLTIFFTWFYTEVTLKPEEMAENMNKSSGFIPGIRPGEPTAIYIERVLARVAVLGGAFAGIIAISPILAETYTNFKGIYFGGTGLLIIVNVAIETVRQLQSQLLVRHYRGFLN; this comes from the coding sequence ATGCTATCAACTTTGCGTGATGCTTGGAAAGTTCCGGAATTAAGGAAAAGAATACTATTTACACTATTTATGGTAATAATTTTTAGAGTAGGAAATTTTATTGCTGTTCCAGGGATAGACACTTCCAAGTTAACAGAATTAACTGGTAGTGGCTCATTGTTAGGATTTTATGATCTCTTATCAGGAGGTGCATTTAGTAGATTTAGTATATTTGCTATGGGAGTTATTCCATTTATTAATTCCTCTATTATAATGCAACTTCTTAATGTTGCAGTGCCTCGTTTAGAGCAATTATCTAAAGAAGGAGAAGAGGGAAGAAAAAAAATACAAGAATATACTAGATATGCATCAATCCCTCTTGGAGTGATTCAGGGATTTAGTATATATGCTATAATAAGCAGAGCAGGTGCTCTTGTAGATCCGGGGAATAAATTAAGTATATTTATGATAGTATTTACAGTAACTACAGCGTCAACTTTTCTTATGTGGCTTGGCGATAAAATTACAGAACACGGTATAGGCAATGGAATTTCTCTTATAATATTTGTAAATATTATCTCTAGATTTCCATCTGCAGTATCAGGGATGTTGAAACTTCAGGAAGTGGAAATAGTTAATTTTGTAGAGACAATAGGATTTATGGTGGTGATAATCTTATTATTTGTAGCAGTAGTGGTTATGAGTTTATCAGAACGTAGGATTCCTATACAGTATGCGGGTAAGACTAATGCAGGAAGAATGTATAAAGGGCAATCAACACATATTCCTATTAATGTAAATGGTGCAGCTGTTATTGGAATCATATTTGCTATATCTGTTATGCAATTTCCAATGACCATAGGTGGATTTTGGCCCAATTCTGCTTTTACTCAATTTGTAACAGCAAGTTCATTTAGTCCATTTAAGGAAAGTAATTGGCAATATCCTGTGCTTTATTTTCTGCTGACGATTTTTTTTACATGGTTTTATACAGAGGTAACCCTCAAGCCAGAAGAAATGGCTGAAAATATGAATAAGTCCTCTGGATTTATTCCAGGAATAAGACCAGGAGAACCTACAGCTATATATATAGAACGAGTTTTAGCACGAGTAGCAGTTTTAGGAGGAGCTTTTGCGGGAATAATAGCAATATCCCCTATATTAGCAGAAACGTATACTAATTTTAAAGGTATATATTTTGGTGGAACGGGATTGCTTATTATAGTAAATGTTGCTATTGAAACGGTAAGACAATTACAATCACAGTTACTGGTACGTCATTATCGTGGATTTTTGAATTAA